The Ornithinimicrobium faecis genome includes a window with the following:
- a CDS encoding zinc-binding dehydrogenase — MRAVVWDGPDTPMRVEEVPTPSPGPGEALVRVAATGVCHTDLHVIKGEVAFPAPGVLGHEISGHIESLGDGVEGLAVGDRVVGAFIMPCGTCRQCEAGRDDMCEPFFSQNRLRGNLFDGTSRLKRADGSRLSMYSMAGLAEFAVVPVTALAPLPDGLPLEESAVLGCAAFTAYGALARADGDLAGRSVAVVAVGGVGSSIIQFAKHLGADPIIAVDVDDAKLEAARGLGATITVNSTTSDAREAVLAATDGAGAELVLEVIGRPETVELGVSLLREGGQLVCVGIAAGGATAAIPITGMVRRGLTITGSFGARTRRDLPEVVRLADEGAFDVHRAVTRRFTLDEAPQAYDLLDAGQIQGRSIVVMGDLLPRRVAESDVWWPRVGPTPGVGEQDE; from the coding sequence ATGAGAGCAGTCGTCTGGGACGGACCTGACACGCCGATGCGGGTGGAGGAGGTGCCGACGCCGAGCCCCGGGCCTGGGGAGGCCCTGGTGCGCGTCGCCGCGACCGGGGTCTGTCACACCGACCTGCACGTGATCAAGGGCGAGGTCGCCTTCCCCGCGCCGGGGGTGCTGGGACACGAGATCTCTGGTCACATCGAGAGCCTCGGCGACGGTGTCGAAGGACTCGCTGTCGGTGACCGGGTCGTGGGGGCGTTCATCATGCCGTGCGGCACCTGCCGTCAGTGCGAGGCAGGCCGAGACGACATGTGCGAGCCGTTCTTCTCGCAGAACCGGTTGCGCGGCAACCTCTTTGACGGAACCTCCCGGCTCAAGCGGGCCGACGGGTCGAGACTGTCGATGTATTCGATGGCCGGTCTCGCGGAGTTTGCTGTCGTGCCCGTGACCGCGCTCGCCCCGCTGCCGGACGGCCTGCCGCTGGAGGAGTCTGCGGTGCTCGGGTGTGCGGCGTTCACGGCCTATGGCGCGCTGGCCCGTGCCGATGGTGACCTGGCCGGGCGCTCGGTCGCTGTCGTGGCCGTTGGGGGCGTCGGCTCGAGCATCATCCAGTTTGCCAAGCACCTCGGTGCGGACCCGATCATCGCGGTCGATGTCGACGACGCCAAGCTCGAGGCGGCCCGCGGACTGGGCGCCACCATCACGGTCAACTCCACCACGTCCGACGCGCGCGAGGCCGTCCTCGCTGCCACCGACGGGGCCGGTGCCGAGCTGGTCCTGGAGGTCATCGGGCGCCCGGAGACCGTGGAGCTCGGCGTCTCGCTGCTGCGTGAGGGAGGCCAGCTGGTCTGTGTCGGCATCGCGGCCGGTGGCGCCACCGCGGCTATTCCGATCACCGGCATGGTGCGCCGCGGACTGACGATCACCGGGTCCTTCGGCGCCCGCACCCGGCGAGACCTGCCGGAGGTCGTGCGCCTGGCCGACGAGGGAGCCTTCGACGTGCACCGCGCGGTGACCCGACGGTTCACTCTCGACGAGGCGCCGCAGGCCTATGACCTGCTCGACGCTGGTCAGATCCAGGGGCGCTCGATTGTCGTGATGGGTGACTTACTGCCCAGACGGGTGGCTGAGTCGGACGTGTGGTGGCCCAGGGTCGGGCCCACACCGGGCGTAGGCGAGCAGGACGAGTGA
- a CDS encoding carboxypeptidase regulatory-like domain-containing protein codes for MALRATWSRLLALVLGWSLVLSVFGMAPSMAAVSPPAIGTSPATGTQAAAPVGAAASSGLQPAADAVAADEVELEGESTSLLEGLDVPIADVDPAAAEVTGPNAASTDTEGTADDSAADDSAAEEAAAAVPTSPLEAALVRPEPAEAKINPAVTEALADETDGLVTVVIELTGSADLEAVNAQAQAAGLAAADEARAGFGTYGEEAAREADQAADAARGQVVTDTLRATGADQRAALIADLSATAPEGDAETTTAEADAESAAKESDAEETNTEATDAGAPAVGAPVDLWIVNSVGATIDADTLAELEAREDVAHVRLQEQVELPEMQSEPALPSWSLEKVHAPQTWGEYGYRGEGVTVAVLDSGIDADHPALAGQYRGRDGDHSDSWFVTTGENYPTPGDGNGHGTHVTGSIAGGPPGEVIGVAPDAEFIGVKILTDGGRGGEVGILSGMQWVLAPGGDPAKAPDIASNSWGSGPGNNRVFWEAVAAWRAAGIVPLFANGNDGPAGGTVGNPGGYPHSIGVGATDSNDQIASFSSRGPVVWDGVEYTKPQISAPGAAIRSSWPQDSGQDYHTISGTSMATPHVSGVAALVLSAAPGLSVDELQALLEDTARTEQFMGALPNNAFGHGIVDAYAATTRAAHSGLISGTVSGPEGPVAATITVVDGQATTADATTGDYELYAEGGTQTVQVTAYGFASQEHSVEVTEGGHVELDITLVAQASATLSGTVTAGDAPVSGAAVHIAGQTGTTTYTDQDGAFALQVPHGTHELAVKATGYRPWSGEISIEGDLVQDVSLEALALEGSPTWTQLKANPAGHGLADSGLHAASLEQQWSTRVGTTMFSSPVADEDSVYQLETAGGLTALDKVTGEIRWQVPTGGGQRGTPAISADGETVYVTTGGNATMLALNTQDGSTLWSYDFEGEVPTYASPTIVDGTVYVAVGNGEAGSVHAVDAATGERVWRTAIGGGVFFGPAVADGVAVAASTATGRVVGLDTATGEILWERSETISISLPAIDAGKVYLGTSNETFTSGSVLALDLLTGAEVWETEGGDTQGSSPVLYDDLVILGSHTAGSVSAYDASTGEIVWNHFVGSAVTSSVAVTTGGVVLGASQNWGVYALDATSGEVLWEDQLPAPILASTAVSDDSVIMVARDGTMAAYRSTGGLTGTVTGPDGPVEATVELVGTDYETTTDPATGTYELRAPEGDYTLSISRYGLSTHTQEITLRATSDLTVDATLTAVGNGTVAGTVTDADGTALEGASVTLDGVPLDPASTGADGSFTLEPVAEGTWTLRVEMTGWAPHEQELTVTTGETTSVEIALEGFDLAVVADYNSRLGNILREQGYSVDDLSFAQAAEAPEQYRAIVLNGSSEDQARNNVEAIETLVPAADAAGTSLVVLDSWGATSGAVDEVLAARGSDATVGTGSNDRGQVWLSSDIEHPITAPIDQDRFPILSGKYHAWIEGYEGATLATLGTDEDGARGAGIAYERTSDGSVQVLLPTHSASVLVGPDETWTAGAEEIFVAAVEHATAAQFGTVALTVTGPEGPVDADVSVVDSYEQEPLPGGTGDLFLPAGEHTLRITAPGMTASEQPITVVEGETAELAVELVASDNGSVGGTVTTSSGAPIAGASVAVADGEPVTTGADGTYLIADLAVGTYAVSASADGYTAATVEDVAVTAGTVTQVDLTLQAAPRVAVVGDYDQRMTDFLTAAQIPATATEWEVMDQLGDYDVVILNHPDAIADQQWLENLAAFDEAGVSVIFPAANSPVNTRGIHELSDLTGNPASVERFGGFSSDPPIELTDIADHPITAGLGEEPVIYLNAGADAPYFVDYQGVALGTVGAEGTQVGTGIAYDVRTPDSVHVLLSGLFVAAGTETDVEWAPEGGQLFLNAVRYAGSPNLAQISGSVTDPEGAPIAAARASVEGTNWTATSNSEGEFLLGLPDGTHTVQISAFGYVSQTHEITVVDGAAQDLDIVLELGDVGSLGGTVTGAALPGTGLSDADTTADLMADGIPVEGAVVRISGTARETQTDADGHYTFPNVEVGEQELEIELDGYIRTMHAFDMTAGEHTEDAVILESATVGVVADSDSGVHEGRLKAFLTDWGYTPVDVDWTDGEALAEVDMVLVNDPDEIVEQLPTFLDHANRGDLPVVWTGNRDRGVIERMVTMYGNPETYIEGSLDGNVTTTVTADHPLTQGLPETFATTDEGRMYGGFTGYSGTTVATIASEEGPAGDAIAFDGRTVGSVDVLLSTNGATAYGAVGTRDLVEFYFSPETSRSLTNALQWALTADGLGSDTRGSVVTAAGEPIEATVTVEETGRTYPARAGDGSYVIPLEPGTWTLTAETFGYEPASTSVTIVEGESITSAITLPQSPGAGISGTVVSADGAPVAGASVVVDGTEYADTTAADGTFAFAHLPAGDWLVVASAEGQVTDFVDVTVADGVPATAQARLGVSAHVALIGDNSAGVMGEFLVGNGYTIESFGYRELASVDLASGAFDVVFLNGDSLQPTAEEFTAFLDLAAAHDISVILPSQYNTGSIRTLSAVTGDPESVDSDFEANAVGYLVGAEHPVLDGYEVGETVTLVTRPGSNQQFQSFAGYSGTVLAQTVHPETGNTLDLGLAYDFVTPGSVHLLLGNLAGGYYGSPVRGWTTDAERITLNGVAWAMEARQSDVHGTVTGNGGPVEGATVSVAGTTISDETGADGAYQVGVASGEFTLEVTAAGFEPFSETVTVAPEESLLHDIELTPLAESSLTVTVTDEVTGEPVAGAVVEIEGPTDASADSVEDGTAVFEPVLVGDYALTITGPNHVVATAEVTVGEEPATLTVAIAPIQVGVLGDVRGDLTQFLVAEGVASEEVAWADVAGTIEDYGVVVVNGGEPSEAEFDALISAADEAQVDLVFSGTHGVTEGGLRLLEAHGEGVTVGGQGYRDGAVGLTELAEHPIFADVTDPAHIIGDDGYYSWLSAYEGESLATLTVGGEPAGTAVAFDERAAGSGHLLLSFTAVTDYMGPDRGWSEGTEQVVIDSLEWLLVPVDSTAPELTWAPEDGTAVLEPEVTVAGTVTDDSEDAVAVTVQGEAVEVAGDGSFSVVVPLVEGVQDLTVVATDAAGNETSQTRQVAFHDLDATWDVADNNGRTKPVRLALTDAAGDVVAADSAVLHLMQDGEVVETFDMRFTGAGYLAMVRGVPRGDYDLRVMLDLDGFEAQVDGPELSMG; via the coding sequence ATGGCGCTGCGCGCAACTTGGTCCCGTCTGCTGGCCCTCGTCCTTGGATGGTCGCTCGTGCTGAGCGTCTTTGGGATGGCCCCGAGCATGGCGGCAGTCAGCCCACCAGCGATCGGCACATCACCAGCGACCGGCACCCAGGCCGCGGCACCAGTCGGCGCCGCGGCCTCGTCAGGTCTGCAGCCCGCGGCCGACGCCGTCGCCGCGGACGAGGTGGAGCTGGAGGGGGAGAGCACCTCACTGCTCGAGGGCCTGGACGTGCCGATTGCCGATGTGGACCCGGCCGCCGCGGAGGTGACCGGACCCAACGCCGCCAGCACCGACACCGAGGGCACAGCCGACGACAGCGCCGCAGACGACAGCGCCGCCGAGGAAGCAGCCGCTGCGGTGCCGACCAGCCCGTTGGAGGCGGCGCTGGTGCGCCCGGAACCAGCCGAGGCCAAGATCAACCCGGCCGTCACCGAGGCGCTGGCCGACGAGACTGACGGCCTGGTCACGGTCGTCATCGAGCTCACCGGCTCGGCCGACCTGGAGGCTGTGAATGCGCAGGCCCAGGCCGCCGGGCTTGCAGCTGCGGACGAGGCGCGAGCTGGATTCGGCACCTATGGCGAGGAGGCCGCCCGCGAGGCGGACCAGGCCGCCGACGCGGCCCGCGGTCAGGTCGTCACGGACACCCTGCGTGCGACCGGTGCCGACCAGCGCGCCGCGCTGATCGCTGACCTCAGCGCGACCGCGCCGGAGGGTGACGCCGAGACCACCACCGCGGAGGCAGACGCCGAGAGCGCCGCCAAGGAATCCGACGCCGAGGAGACCAACACTGAGGCGACCGACGCCGGCGCGCCGGCCGTTGGCGCCCCGGTCGACCTCTGGATCGTCAACAGCGTCGGCGCCACCATCGACGCCGACACCCTCGCCGAGCTCGAGGCCCGCGAGGACGTGGCCCACGTGCGCCTGCAGGAGCAGGTCGAGCTCCCCGAGATGCAGAGCGAGCCGGCCCTGCCGTCCTGGTCGCTGGAGAAGGTGCACGCCCCGCAGACCTGGGGCGAGTATGGCTATCGCGGCGAGGGCGTCACGGTTGCCGTGCTGGACTCCGGCATCGACGCCGACCACCCGGCCCTGGCCGGGCAGTATCGCGGCCGCGACGGTGACCACTCCGACTCCTGGTTCGTCACCACCGGCGAGAACTATCCGACCCCTGGCGACGGCAACGGCCACGGCACCCACGTCACCGGCTCCATCGCCGGTGGCCCTCCCGGTGAGGTCATCGGTGTCGCCCCCGACGCCGAGTTCATCGGCGTGAAGATCCTCACCGACGGCGGTCGCGGCGGCGAGGTCGGCATCCTCTCGGGCATGCAGTGGGTCCTGGCTCCCGGCGGTGACCCGGCGAAGGCACCGGACATCGCCAGCAACTCCTGGGGCAGCGGCCCCGGCAACAACCGGGTGTTCTGGGAGGCCGTGGCCGCCTGGCGCGCGGCCGGCATCGTGCCCCTGTTTGCCAACGGCAACGACGGCCCGGCCGGAGGCACCGTGGGCAACCCCGGTGGCTATCCGCACTCGATCGGTGTCGGCGCGACCGACAGCAACGACCAGATCGCCAGCTTCTCCAGCCGTGGGCCGGTCGTGTGGGACGGTGTCGAATACACCAAGCCCCAGATCAGCGCCCCGGGCGCGGCGATCCGCTCCTCCTGGCCGCAGGACTCCGGGCAGGACTATCACACGATCTCGGGCACCTCGATGGCCACGCCGCACGTCAGCGGCGTCGCGGCCCTGGTGCTCTCGGCCGCGCCCGGCCTGAGCGTCGACGAGCTCCAGGCCCTCCTGGAGGACACGGCGCGCACCGAGCAGTTCATGGGCGCGCTGCCCAACAACGCCTTCGGGCACGGCATCGTCGACGCCTACGCCGCAACGACCCGCGCCGCGCACTCCGGCCTGATCTCCGGCACGGTGAGCGGCCCCGAGGGCCCGGTCGCCGCGACCATCACGGTCGTCGATGGTCAGGCCACGACGGCGGACGCCACCACCGGCGACTACGAGCTGTATGCCGAAGGGGGCACCCAGACCGTCCAGGTCACCGCCTACGGGTTCGCCAGCCAGGAGCACTCCGTCGAGGTGACCGAGGGTGGGCACGTCGAGCTCGACATCACCCTGGTCGCCCAGGCGAGCGCCACGCTGTCCGGCACGGTGACTGCTGGCGATGCTCCGGTGAGTGGCGCGGCCGTCCACATCGCCGGTCAGACCGGCACCACGACATACACCGACCAGGACGGAGCCTTTGCCCTGCAGGTGCCCCACGGCACCCACGAGCTCGCTGTCAAGGCCACCGGCTATCGCCCCTGGAGCGGCGAGATCAGCATCGAGGGCGACCTGGTCCAGGACGTCTCGCTCGAGGCCCTCGCCCTGGAAGGCTCGCCGACCTGGACCCAGCTCAAGGCCAACCCCGCAGGTCACGGGCTCGCAGACTCCGGTCTGCACGCCGCGAGCCTGGAGCAGCAGTGGAGCACGAGGGTCGGCACCACCATGTTCAGCTCACCGGTGGCCGACGAGGACAGCGTCTATCAGCTGGAGACCGCGGGTGGGCTGACCGCGCTGGACAAGGTGACCGGTGAGATCCGCTGGCAGGTCCCGACGGGCGGCGGCCAGCGAGGCACCCCGGCGATCTCCGCTGACGGCGAGACGGTCTATGTCACGACCGGTGGCAACGCCACGATGCTCGCGCTCAACACCCAGGACGGGTCCACCCTCTGGAGCTATGACTTCGAGGGTGAGGTGCCCACCTATGCGAGCCCAACCATCGTCGACGGCACCGTCTATGTCGCGGTCGGCAACGGTGAGGCGGGCTCCGTGCACGCCGTCGACGCCGCCACGGGCGAGCGGGTCTGGCGCACGGCCATCGGCGGTGGCGTCTTCTTCGGCCCTGCCGTCGCGGACGGCGTGGCCGTTGCCGCCAGCACCGCCACCGGACGGGTCGTGGGCCTGGACACCGCCACGGGCGAGATCCTGTGGGAGCGCAGTGAGACGATCTCGATCTCGTTGCCGGCCATTGACGCGGGCAAGGTCTATCTCGGCACGAGCAACGAGACGTTCACCAGCGGTTCGGTGCTGGCCCTCGACCTGCTCACCGGCGCGGAGGTCTGGGAGACCGAGGGTGGCGACACCCAGGGCAGCAGCCCCGTGCTCTATGACGACCTGGTGATCCTGGGCTCGCACACCGCGGGCTCGGTCTCGGCCTACGACGCCAGCACCGGTGAGATCGTCTGGAACCACTTCGTCGGCAGCGCCGTGACCTCCTCGGTCGCGGTCACCACCGGCGGCGTGGTGCTCGGGGCCTCCCAGAACTGGGGCGTCTATGCCCTCGACGCGACCTCCGGTGAGGTGCTCTGGGAGGACCAGCTGCCGGCGCCGATCCTGGCCTCGACCGCGGTCTCCGACGACTCGGTCATCATGGTCGCGCGCGACGGCACGATGGCCGCCTATCGCTCGACCGGCGGGCTGACCGGCACCGTCACCGGCCCCGACGGCCCGGTCGAGGCGACCGTTGAGCTGGTCGGCACCGACTATGAGACCACCACTGACCCAGCCACGGGAACCTATGAGCTGCGCGCGCCGGAGGGCGACTACACGCTCTCGATCAGTCGCTACGGGTTGTCCACCCACACGCAGGAGATCACCCTGCGCGCCACCTCGGACCTGACCGTCGACGCCACCCTCACCGCGGTCGGCAACGGCACGGTCGCCGGCACGGTGACCGACGCGGACGGCACCGCGCTGGAGGGCGCCAGCGTCACCCTCGATGGTGTCCCGCTCGACCCGGCCAGCACCGGAGCGGACGGCTCCTTCACCCTTGAGCCGGTCGCCGAGGGCACCTGGACGCTGCGCGTGGAGATGACCGGCTGGGCCCCGCACGAGCAGGAGCTCACTGTCACGACTGGTGAGACGACCAGCGTGGAGATCGCCCTCGAGGGCTTCGACCTGGCCGTGGTCGCCGACTACAACAGTCGACTCGGCAACATCCTGCGCGAGCAGGGCTATTCGGTGGACGATCTGAGCTTCGCCCAGGCCGCCGAGGCGCCGGAGCAATATCGCGCGATCGTCCTCAACGGCAGCAGCGAGGACCAGGCCCGCAACAACGTCGAGGCCATCGAGACCCTCGTGCCGGCGGCCGACGCGGCGGGCACCAGCCTCGTCGTCCTGGACAGCTGGGGCGCCACCAGCGGAGCCGTCGACGAGGTCCTGGCGGCCCGCGGCAGCGACGCCACCGTCGGCACGGGCTCCAACGACCGGGGCCAGGTCTGGCTGAGCAGCGACATCGAGCACCCGATCACCGCGCCCATCGACCAGGACCGGTTCCCGATCCTGAGCGGCAAGTATCACGCCTGGATCGAGGGCTATGAGGGCGCCACCCTGGCCACCCTCGGCACCGACGAGGACGGTGCCCGCGGTGCAGGCATTGCCTATGAGCGCACCTCCGACGGCTCCGTCCAGGTGCTGCTGCCCACCCACAGCGCCAGCGTGCTGGTCGGTCCCGACGAGACGTGGACCGCCGGCGCGGAGGAGATCTTTGTCGCCGCCGTCGAGCACGCGACCGCCGCACAGTTCGGCACCGTCGCGCTGACCGTGACCGGCCCCGAGGGTCCGGTCGACGCCGACGTCTCGGTGGTCGACTCCTACGAGCAGGAGCCCCTGCCCGGGGGCACCGGCGACCTGTTCCTCCCGGCGGGGGAGCACACGCTGCGCATCACCGCCCCCGGCATGACCGCCAGCGAGCAGCCCATCACCGTCGTGGAGGGCGAGACGGCCGAGTTGGCCGTCGAGCTCGTCGCCTCGGACAACGGGTCCGTCGGCGGCACCGTCACCACCTCCTCCGGCGCCCCCATCGCGGGGGCCTCCGTGGCAGTGGCTGATGGCGAGCCGGTCACCACCGGCGCCGACGGCACCTATCTGATCGCGGACCTGGCGGTCGGCACGTATGCCGTGTCCGCCTCCGCGGACGGCTACACCGCCGCGACGGTCGAGGACGTGGCGGTCACGGCCGGCACCGTCACGCAGGTGGACCTCACGCTCCAGGCGGCCCCGAGGGTCGCCGTGGTGGGGGACTACGACCAGCGGATGACCGACTTCCTGACCGCGGCTCAGATCCCGGCCACCGCGACCGAGTGGGAGGTCATGGACCAGCTCGGCGACTACGACGTCGTGATCCTCAACCACCCGGACGCCATCGCTGACCAGCAGTGGTTGGAGAACCTCGCCGCCTTCGACGAGGCCGGGGTGAGCGTCATCTTCCCCGCAGCCAACAGCCCGGTCAACACCCGTGGCATCCACGAGTTGTCGGACCTCACCGGCAACCCGGCCTCGGTCGAGCGGTTTGGCGGGTTCAGCAGTGATCCGCCCATCGAGCTCACCGACATCGCGGATCACCCGATCACCGCGGGTCTGGGTGAGGAGCCGGTGATCTATCTCAACGCGGGGGCCGACGCGCCCTACTTCGTGGACTATCAGGGCGTCGCCCTGGGCACGGTCGGCGCAGAAGGCACCCAGGTGGGCACCGGCATTGCCTATGACGTGCGCACCCCGGACAGCGTGCACGTGCTGCTCAGCGGTCTGTTCGTCGCAGCCGGCACCGAGACCGACGTGGAGTGGGCACCGGAGGGTGGCCAGCTGTTCCTCAACGCCGTCCGCTATGCCGGGTCCCCGAACCTCGCCCAGATCTCGGGGTCGGTCACTGACCCCGAGGGGGCTCCGATCGCGGCCGCCCGGGCCAGCGTGGAGGGCACGAACTGGACGGCGACGAGCAACAGCGAGGGTGAGTTCCTGCTGGGTCTGCCCGACGGCACCCACACCGTGCAGATCAGCGCCTTCGGCTACGTTTCTCAGACCCACGAGATCACCGTCGTGGACGGCGCCGCACAGGACCTCGACATCGTGCTCGAGCTGGGTGACGTCGGATCGCTCGGCGGCACCGTCACCGGGGCAGCACTGCCCGGCACCGGGCTGTCCGACGCTGACACCACCGCTGACCTGATGGCCGACGGCATCCCCGTCGAGGGCGCCGTCGTCCGGATCAGCGGCACGGCGCGGGAGACGCAGACCGACGCGGACGGCCACTACACCTTCCCGAACGTGGAGGTCGGTGAGCAGGAGCTGGAGATCGAGCTGGACGGCTACATCCGCACGATGCACGCCTTCGACATGACGGCCGGGGAGCACACCGAGGACGCGGTGATCCTCGAGTCCGCCACGGTCGGGGTCGTCGCCGACTCGGACTCGGGCGTGCACGAGGGCCGGCTCAAGGCCTTCCTCACCGACTGGGGCTACACCCCGGTCGACGTCGACTGGACCGACGGGGAGGCCCTCGCCGAGGTCGACATGGTGCTGGTCAACGACCCGGACGAGATCGTCGAGCAGCTGCCGACCTTCCTCGACCACGCCAACCGCGGCGACCTGCCGGTCGTGTGGACCGGCAACCGGGACCGCGGCGTCATCGAGCGCATGGTCACGATGTATGGCAACCCGGAGACCTACATCGAGGGCTCGCTGGACGGCAACGTGACCACCACGGTCACCGCCGACCACCCGCTGACCCAGGGCCTGCCGGAGACCTTTGCCACCACGGACGAGGGCCGGATGTATGGCGGGTTCACCGGCTATTCCGGCACGACCGTGGCCACCATCGCCAGCGAGGAGGGCCCGGCCGGTGACGCGATCGCCTTCGACGGTCGCACCGTCGGGTCGGTCGATGTGCTGCTGTCCACCAACGGCGCGACCGCCTACGGCGCAGTCGGCACGCGGGACCTCGTCGAGTTCTACTTCAGCCCGGAGACGTCCCGCTCGCTGACCAACGCCCTGCAGTGGGCCCTGACCGCTGACGGACTCGGGTCCGACACCCGCGGCAGCGTCGTCACGGCCGCCGGTGAGCCCATCGAGGCGACGGTGACCGTCGAGGAGACGGGCCGCACCTACCCGGCGCGGGCGGGAGACGGGAGCTACGTCATACCGCTTGAGCCTGGCACCTGGACGCTGACCGCCGAGACCTTCGGCTATGAGCCGGCCAGCACCTCGGTGACCATCGTGGAGGGGGAGTCGATCACCTCGGCGATCACCCTGCCGCAGTCACCGGGTGCCGGGATCAGCGGCACAGTCGTCTCGGCCGACGGTGCGCCGGTGGCCGGGGCGTCGGTGGTCGTGGACGGCACGGAGTATGCCGACACAACAGCTGCCGACGGGACGTTCGCCTTTGCGCATCTCCCGGCGGGCGACTGGCTGGTCGTGGCCAGCGCCGAGGGTCAGGTCACCGACTTCGTCGACGTCACGGTCGCCGACGGTGTCCCGGCGACGGCGCAGGCACGGCTGGGTGTGAGTGCCCACGTCGCGCTGATCGGGGACAACTCCGCCGGAGTCATGGGCGAGTTCCTGGTGGGCAACGGCTACACCATCGAGTCGTTCGGTTATCGCGAGCTGGCGAGCGTGGATCTGGCCTCCGGTGCCTTTGACGTCGTCTTCCTCAACGGCGACAGCCTGCAGCCGACGGCGGAGGAGTTCACCGCCTTCCTGGACCTGGCCGCGGCGCACGACATCTCGGTCATCCTGCCCTCGCAATACAACACCGGGTCGATTCGCACCCTCTCCGCCGTCACCGGTGATCCGGAGTCGGTCGACAGTGACTTCGAGGCCAACGCGGTCGGCTATCTCGTGGGCGCCGAGCACCCCGTGCTCGACGGTTATGAGGTGGGTGAGACGGTCACGCTGGTGACCCGGCCGGGCAGCAACCAGCAGTTCCAGTCCTTCGCCGGCTATTCCGGCACGGTGCTGGCGCAGACGGTGCACCCGGAGACCGGGAACACCCTCGACCTCGGGTTGGCCTATGACTTCGTCACGCCCGGGTCAGTCCACCTGCTGCTGGGCAACCTGGCCGGCGGCTACTACGGCTCGCCGGTCCGGGGCTGGACCACCGACGCCGAGCGCATCACGCTCAACGGTGTGGCGTGGGCCATGGAGGCCCGCCAGAGTGACGTCCACGGCACGGTCACCGGCAACGGTGGACCGGTCGAGGGCGCCACGGTGAGCGTGGCCGGCACGACGATCAGCGACGAGACCGGTGCCGACGGCGCCTATCAGGTGGGTGTCGCTTCTGGCGAGTTCACCCTCGAGGTCACCGCGGCCGGGTTCGAGCCGTTCAGCGAGACCGTCACGGTCGCGCCGGAGGAGAGCCTGCTGCACGACATCGAGCTCACCCCGCTGGCCGAGTCGAGCCTGACCGTCACCGTCACCGACGAGGTGACCGGTGAACCGGTGGCCGGCGCGGTGGTCGAGATCGAGGGCCCGACCGACGCCTCCGCGGACAGCGTTGAGGACGGCACTGCGGTCTTCGAGCCGGTGCTGGTCGGTGACTATGCGCTCACCATCACCGGCCCGAACCACGTCGTGGCCACCGCCGAGGTCACGGTGGGTGAGGAGCCCGCGACGCTGACCGTGGCGATCGCGCCGATCCAGGTCGGTGTGCTCGGCGACGTGCGCGGTGACCTGACGCAGTTCCTGGTCGCTGAGGGCGTGGCGTCCGAGGAGGTCGCCTGGGCCGACGTGGCCGGGACGATCGAGGACTACGGCGTCGTGGTCGTCAACGGCGGCGAGCCGAGCGAGGCGGAGTTTGACGCGCTGATCTCGGCCGCCGACGAGGCGCAGGTCGACCTGGTCTTCAGCGGCACGCACGGTGTCACCGAGGGCGGCCTGCGGCTGCTCGAGGCGCACGGCGAGGGCGTGACTGTCGGTGGCCAGGGCTACCGTGACGGAGCAGTGGGGCTGACCGAGCTGGCGGAGCACCCGATCTTCGCCGATGTCACCGACCCGGCCCACATCATCGGTGACGATGGCTACTACAGCTGGCTGTCGGCATACGAGGGTGAGTCGTTGGCGACCCTGACCGTCGGCGGCGAGCCGGCGGGCACGGCCGTGGCCTTCGATGAGCGCGCCGCGGGCAGCGGTCACCTGCTGCTGAGCTTCACGGCGGTCACGGACTATATGGGCCCGGACCGCGGCTGGTCCGAGGGCACCGAGCAGGTCGTGATCGACTCGCTCGAGTGGCTGCTGGTCCCGGTCGACTCGACCGCGCCGGAGCTGACCTGGGCCCCGGAGGACGGCACCGCGGTGCTCGAGCCCGAGGTCACGGTGGCCGGCACGGTGACCGACGACTCCGAGGATGCCGTGGCGGTGACCGTCCAGGGCGAGGCCGTGGAGGTCGCCGGCGACGGGTCGTTCTCTGTGGTCGTGCCACTGGTCGAGGGGGTCCAGGACCTCACCGTCGTGGCCACCGACGCGGCGGGCAACGAGACCTCGCAGACCCGTCAGGTCGCCTTCCACGACCTCGACGCGACCTGGGACGTGGCCGACAACAACGGGCGGACCAAGCCGGTCCGGCTCGCGCTGACCGACGCCGCCGGTGACGTGGTCGCCGCGGACTCGGCTGTCCTGCACCTGATGCAGGACGGTGAGGTCGTCGAGACGTTCGACATGCGGTTCACGGGAGCGGGCTATCTCGCGATGGTCCGGGGCGTGCCGCGCGGCGACTATGACCTGCGGGTCATGCTCGATCTGGACGGCTTCGAGGCGCAGGTCGACGGGCCGGAGCTGTCGATGGGCTGA